The Tolypothrix sp. PCC 7712 region TGCACGAGTAGGGAGTTAGGGATTGGGGATTGGGGATTGGGGATGAGGGGGAAAAGGGTAAAGGGGAAAGGGTAAAGGGGAAAGGGGAAAAGGAAAAAAAGGGAAATTATTATTACCCATTACCCATTACCCAATCCCCTACTTTGGTACTTCAGTTTTTTCAGACAATTCTTGGGGTACTTCTATATTTGTGCGTTTGGAAAAGCCCCAAGCTAGGATCAGACCGATCGCAGTAATCATTAACCATTCGGGCGGAACTAAGCTATCGTTTACCACCTTCAATAACAGACGCAAACCTACAAATGCGACAGTTATATAGCCTGCGTCTTCTAGGTTTTCAAATTCGTCTAGCCAACGGATAAATAATTCCGCCATGAAGCGCAGGGTAATGATCCCAATGGTTGCACCTGTTAATACCAACCACCTTTCTTGAGAAACTGCGATCGCAGTTGTCACGCTATCTAAAGAAAATGCCATATCAGTAAAAGCTATTACTGGTATCGCTTGCCACAAAGAATTAAAACGCGGCCCGTGATGGTGATTCTCTTCA contains the following coding sequences:
- a CDS encoding TerC family protein, yielding MLDKIFDYLHFHFSVEAPIVLLILVFLEAVLSADNAIALAAIAQGLEDKKVERQALNLGLVVAYVLRITLILTATWVQNLWQFELLGAAYLLWLVFQHFTSQETDEENHHHGPRFNSLWQAIPVIAFTDMAFSLDSVTTAIAVSQERWLVLTGATIGIITLRFMAELFIRWLDEFENLEDAGYITVAFVGLRLLLKVVNDSLVPPEWLMITAIGLILAWGFSKRTNIEVPQELSEKTEVPK